One region of Miscanthus floridulus cultivar M001 chromosome 19, ASM1932011v1, whole genome shotgun sequence genomic DNA includes:
- the LOC136525844 gene encoding uncharacterized protein, whose translation MAIPNYTYLKLKMPGPHGVITIGTCFQRAYECEVKCCDHASAVVASKELITLREEVAKKTPDAKTTTGSFKPAEGTKEVLVDSSSSEAKRVRIGTTLSSK comes from the coding sequence atggccatccccaactatacgtaccttaagctgaagatgccgggcccccacggggtcatcaccatcggcacctgcttccagcgcgcttacgagtgtgaAGTCAAATGCTGCGATCATGCCTCTGCggttgtcgcctccaaagagctcatcaccctcagggaggaggttgccAAAAAAACGCCCGACGCCAAGACAACAACCGGATCATTCAAACCAGccgagggcaccaaggaggtcctcgtagacTCCAGCAGCTCTGAGGCTAAGAGGGTACGCATTGGTACTAcactctcctccaaatag
- the LOC136525845 gene encoding large ribosomal subunit protein uL2x-like — protein sequence MYTGQFIYYDCRATLSIGDVPPLCGVLEGTITYNDELHIGNCSASAGATWDYAIVISRNPDNGVRVGNASRQRRDTANDSNVDDVRRPPVLLPLRQQRLLNKGGSHHLIYIG from the coding sequence ATGTACACAGGCCAGTTCATCTACTACGactgccgcgccacgctctccattggcgACGTCCCACCGCTCTGTGGGGTCCTCGAAGGCACCATCACCTACAATGACGAGCTCCACATCGGCAACTGCAGCGCCTCCGCCGGGGCGACttgggactacgccatcgtcatcagccgcaaccctgacaacggcgtcagGGTAGGAAACGCCTCTCGCCAAAGGAGAGACACAGCGAACGATAGCAATGTCGACGACGTACGGCGCCCTCCGGTGCTCCTTccccttcggcagcagcgactcctcaacAAGGGCGGctcacaccatctcatctacattggatga